The Streptomyces sp. CC0208 genome window below encodes:
- a CDS encoding NAD(P)/FAD-dependent oxidoreductase, with protein MTETHGETYGETYEVIVVGGGAAGLSAALVLGRARRRTLVVDAGEPRNAPAAHLQGFLTRDGMPPAEFLAIGREEIKEYGVELVRDRVTDIAPGFAVTLAGGRVVRARRLVVATGLRDELPGLPGVAERFGKDVLHCPYCHGWEVRDQAFGVLATSPLSVHQALMVSQWSKDVTLFLHTVAESELSDDDLRRLAAAGVRVVPGEVAELVVTDDRLTAVRLEDGTTHAREVVFTAPRAVPRNDLLERLGAGFQETPFGNYPVVDGNWRTTVPGVYAVGNAAGFGEQVINAASAGYRAAATLNGELLMSDLDAAAGV; from the coding sequence ATGACGGAGACACACGGCGAGACTTACGGCGAGACATACGAAGTGATCGTTGTCGGTGGCGGCGCGGCAGGCCTGTCCGCGGCCCTGGTCCTGGGCCGGGCCCGGCGTCGCACCCTGGTCGTCGACGCGGGCGAACCACGCAACGCGCCCGCCGCCCACCTTCAGGGCTTCCTCACCCGGGACGGCATGCCGCCCGCCGAGTTCCTGGCCATCGGCCGTGAGGAGATCAAGGAGTACGGCGTCGAGCTGGTCCGGGACCGGGTGACCGACATCGCCCCGGGCTTCGCCGTGACCCTGGCGGGCGGACGTGTGGTCCGGGCCCGTCGACTGGTCGTCGCGACCGGCCTCAGGGACGAGCTCCCGGGCCTGCCCGGCGTCGCCGAGCGCTTCGGCAAGGACGTCCTGCACTGCCCGTACTGCCACGGCTGGGAGGTCCGCGACCAGGCCTTCGGCGTGCTCGCCACGAGCCCGCTCAGCGTGCACCAGGCGCTGATGGTCTCCCAGTGGTCGAAGGACGTGACCCTGTTCCTGCACACGGTCGCCGAGTCCGAGCTCTCGGACGACGACCTGCGCAGGCTGGCCGCGGCCGGCGTCCGGGTGGTGCCGGGCGAGGTCGCCGAGCTGGTCGTGACGGACGACCGGCTCACCGCCGTACGGCTGGAGGACGGCACGACGCACGCGCGCGAGGTCGTCTTCACCGCCCCTCGGGCCGTCCCGCGGAACGACCTGCTGGAGCGGCTCGGAGCCGGGTTCCAGGAGACGCCCTTCGGCAACTATCCCGTGGTCGACGGGAACTGGCGGACGACCGTGCCCGGCGTGTACGCGGTGGGCAACGCGGCCGGCTTCGGGGAACAGGTGATCAACGCGGCGAGCGCCGGGTACCGGGCGGCCGCCACCCTCAACGGGGAGTTGCTGATGAGCGACCTCGACGCGGCCGCCGGGGTGTAG
- a CDS encoding acyl-CoA dehydrogenase family protein translates to MTDAAELQRRTAELLAAHPPASTDRLDFLKARFDAGLAWVHYPEGLGGLNAPRSLQVVVDAELEAAGAPDNDPRRNGIGLGMAAPTILKYGTEEQKQRYLRPLWVGEEVWCQLFSEPGAGSDLAALGTRAVREDGGPSRSSEAESGGDWVVNGQKVWTSGAHNSRWAILIARTDPDVPKHAGITYFICDMTDPGVDVRPLRQITGEAEFNEVFLTDVRIPDSRRLGEIGEGWRVAQTTLNNERVAIGGMRLPREGGMIGPVSKTWRERPELRTQDLHQRLLKLWVDSEVARLTAERLRQQLVAGQPGPEGAGMKLAFARLNQEISGLEVELRGQEGLLYDDWTMRRPELVDFTGRDAGYRYLRSKGNSIEGGTSEVLLNIVAERVLGLPAEPRTDKDVAWKDLAR, encoded by the coding sequence ATGACCGACGCAGCCGAACTCCAGCGCCGCACCGCAGAGTTGCTGGCCGCGCATCCGCCCGCGAGCACGGACCGGCTCGACTTCCTCAAGGCCCGCTTCGACGCGGGGCTCGCCTGGGTGCACTACCCGGAAGGCCTCGGCGGACTGAACGCGCCCCGTTCCCTCCAGGTGGTCGTGGACGCCGAGCTGGAGGCCGCGGGCGCTCCCGACAACGACCCGCGGCGCAACGGCATCGGCCTCGGCATGGCCGCGCCGACGATCCTCAAGTACGGCACCGAGGAGCAGAAGCAGCGCTATCTGCGGCCCCTGTGGGTGGGCGAGGAGGTCTGGTGCCAGCTGTTCAGCGAACCCGGCGCCGGATCCGACCTCGCCGCGCTCGGCACGCGAGCGGTGCGTGAGGATGGGGGCCCCTCCCGCTCGAGCGAAGCCGAGAGCGGGGGAGACTGGGTGGTCAACGGGCAGAAGGTGTGGACGTCCGGCGCCCACAACTCGCGCTGGGCCATCCTCATCGCCCGCACCGACCCGGACGTGCCCAAGCACGCGGGCATCACCTACTTCATCTGCGACATGACCGACCCCGGCGTCGACGTCCGCCCGCTGCGGCAGATCACCGGCGAGGCCGAGTTCAACGAGGTCTTCCTCACCGACGTCCGCATCCCCGACTCCCGCCGCCTCGGCGAGATCGGCGAGGGCTGGCGGGTCGCGCAGACCACGCTGAACAACGAGCGCGTCGCCATCGGCGGCATGCGGCTGCCCCGCGAGGGCGGCATGATCGGCCCGGTCTCGAAGACCTGGCGCGAGCGCCCCGAACTGCGCACCCAGGACCTGCACCAGCGCCTGCTGAAGCTCTGGGTCGACTCCGAGGTCGCCCGCCTCACCGCCGAACGACTGCGCCAGCAGCTCGTCGCCGGACAGCCCGGGCCCGAGGGCGCCGGCATGAAGCTCGCCTTCGCCCGCCTCAACCAGGAGATCAGCGGCCTGGAGGTCGAACTGCGCGGCCAGGAAGGCCTGTTGTACGACGACTGGACCATGCGCCGCCCCGAGCTGGTGGACTTCACCGGCCGCGACGCCGGCTACCGCTACCTGCGCTCCAAGGGCAACAGCATCGAGGGCGGGACCAGCGAGGTCCTGCTGAACATCGTCGCCGAGCGCGTCCTTGGCCTCCCGGCCGAGCCGCGCACCGACAAGGACGTCGCCTGGAAGGACCTGGCCCGATGA
- a CDS encoding phosphodiester glycosidase family protein, translated as MTHRQRRSGAGRSVLTFLAAFGTLAGAALVGAAPAGAAPGWTRLATGVQYEQFDISAAAGPAHAHVIRVDLSEPGVRVELLYPGAVAARATVSRLATAQGALAGVNGDFFNISEAQHPGVEATGASVGPAIAQGRDLKAAVPKGQRFGPALPPGTSTRDVFGVGTDRRARLDDLALDGSVRTPEGQLPLGGLNQYALPVGSVGAFTSDWGSASRVRAICGTDRDRAAPCSTDTYEVTVRGGQVVAAADSPGSGPIADGTTVLVGREAGAQHLRKLSVGSAVTVQHRLVAASAGIAYRFALGGYPVLYGGLPLPGLDDSTSAVRTAVGIADSGRRLYLLALDGAADYRSGLTIAEVADAMRTLGAVDAFSLDGGGSTTMAARKPGTSTVTALNHPSGGAERPVPNGIGVFSTT; from the coding sequence GTGACGCACCGTCAAAGACGTTCCGGCGCAGGCAGATCGGTACTCACGTTTCTCGCGGCATTCGGCACGCTGGCCGGCGCGGCCCTGGTGGGGGCGGCCCCGGCCGGCGCCGCGCCGGGGTGGACACGGCTCGCGACGGGCGTGCAGTACGAGCAGTTCGACATCTCCGCGGCCGCGGGGCCGGCGCACGCCCATGTGATCCGAGTGGATCTGAGCGAGCCGGGGGTGCGGGTGGAGCTGCTGTATCCGGGGGCGGTGGCCGCGCGGGCCACGGTGTCCCGGCTGGCCACCGCACAGGGCGCCCTCGCCGGGGTGAACGGCGACTTCTTCAACATCTCGGAGGCCCAGCATCCCGGCGTCGAGGCCACCGGCGCGAGTGTGGGCCCCGCGATCGCGCAGGGCCGTGACCTCAAGGCGGCGGTGCCGAAAGGGCAGCGCTTCGGGCCCGCGCTGCCGCCCGGCACGAGCACCAGGGACGTGTTCGGCGTGGGCACCGACCGTCGGGCCCGCCTCGACGACCTGGCGCTCGACGGGTCCGTGCGCACCCCCGAGGGGCAACTGCCGCTCGGCGGGCTGAACCAGTACGCGCTGCCCGTCGGTTCGGTCGGGGCGTTCACCTCGGACTGGGGCAGCGCGTCCCGGGTGCGCGCGATCTGCGGGACGGACCGGGACCGGGCCGCCCCGTGCAGCACGGACACCTACGAGGTGACGGTCCGGGGCGGGCAGGTCGTCGCCGCGGCCGACTCCCCGGGCAGCGGGCCGATCGCCGACGGCACCACCGTGCTCGTGGGCCGGGAGGCGGGCGCTCAGCATCTGCGGAAGCTCTCGGTCGGCTCGGCGGTGACCGTGCAGCACCGCCTGGTCGCGGCCTCGGCGGGAATCGCGTACCGCTTCGCGCTCGGCGGCTATCCGGTGCTGTACGGCGGCCTTCCGCTGCCCGGCCTCGACGACTCGACGTCGGCCGTGCGCACGGCGGTGGGGATCGCGGACAGCGGCCGGCGGCTGTATCTCCTCGCGCTGGACGGGGCGGCCGACTATCGCAGTGGGCTGACGATCGCCGAAGTCGCCGACGCCATGCGGACGTTGGGCGCGGTGGACGCCTTCAGCCTGGACGGGGGCGGCTCCACGACCATGGCCGCCCGCAAGCCGGGCACCAGCACGGTCACCGCCCTCAACCACCCCTCGGGCGGCGCCGAACGGCCCGTTCCGAACGGCATCGGAGTCTTCTCGACGACCTGA
- a CDS encoding DUF779 domain-containing protein → MDEDSGPAVYDEVPRVELTPAAAELLRRLRGAHGPLMFHQSGGCCDGSAPMCFPEGEFRTGGSDVLLAELDVEGVGEPVTFWMSRSQYEVWAHTRLIVDVVAGRGSGFSLEAPEGVRFLIRSRVVDAE, encoded by the coding sequence ATGGACGAGGATTCCGGACCTGCCGTGTACGACGAGGTGCCGCGCGTCGAGCTCACGCCCGCGGCCGCCGAACTGCTGCGCCGGTTGCGCGGGGCGCACGGGCCGCTGATGTTCCACCAGTCGGGCGGCTGCTGCGACGGCAGCGCCCCGATGTGCTTCCCGGAGGGCGAGTTCCGCACCGGCGGCTCGGACGTGCTGCTCGCCGAGCTGGACGTGGAAGGGGTCGGGGAACCGGTGACCTTCTGGATGTCGAGGAGCCAGTACGAGGTGTGGGCCCACACCCGGCTGATCGTCGATGTGGTCGCCGGCCGGGGCAGTGGATTCTCTCTCGAGGCACCCGAGGGGGTGCGTTTCCTCATCCGTTCGCGTGTGGTCGACGCCGAGTAG
- a CDS encoding DNA starvation/stationary phase protection protein — MTVINSPLPDKERDIAGTALQATLVDLLDLSLVAKQAHWNLYGPRFRSIHLQLDEVVTTARAYADTVAERAAALGVSPDGRAATVAATSGVPEFSPGWTKDVDAVGALVRAFSAVVERVRERIEQTGPADAVTQDLLIGLTAELEKQSWMFQAEHGG; from the coding sequence ATGACGGTCATCAACAGTCCGCTGCCGGACAAGGAACGCGACATCGCGGGGACCGCCCTGCAGGCGACCCTGGTCGACCTGCTCGACCTGTCCCTGGTAGCGAAGCAGGCGCACTGGAACCTGTACGGGCCGCGCTTCCGTTCCATCCACCTCCAGCTCGACGAGGTGGTCACCACCGCCCGCGCATACGCCGACACGGTGGCCGAACGCGCCGCGGCCCTGGGGGTCAGCCCGGACGGCCGGGCCGCCACCGTCGCGGCCACCAGCGGCGTCCCGGAGTTCTCACCCGGCTGGACGAAGGACGTGGACGCCGTCGGCGCCCTGGTGCGGGCCTTCTCCGCGGTCGTCGAACGGGTACGGGAACGCATCGAGCAGACCGGCCCGGCGGACGCCGTGACCCAGGACCTGCTGATCGGCCTCACCGCCGAGCTGGAGAAGCAGAGCTGGATGTTCCAGGCCGAGCACGGGGGCTGA
- a CDS encoding prephenate dehydratase: protein MTTVAYQGEPGSNSATAAHTLYPGCAEQPCTGFEQALDAVTLGTADVAVIPVDNSAAGRVADVHHLLPESGLFIIAEHFLGIRFDLMGVPGGTPDQVECVRSHVHALGQCRKVLREGGWRTLVTDDTAGAAREVAELADPRHAALAPPAAAGLYGLDVLRSGVEDDPDNTTRFVVLSREAGVAPDAGEPTMTSLFFSVRNIPSALFKALGGFATSGVNLTKIESYQIGAGLNASRFYVEIEGHPDEPHVALALHELRFFSTEVRILGVYPAHPHRLEH, encoded by the coding sequence GTGACCACCGTCGCTTACCAAGGTGAACCCGGATCGAACTCGGCGACCGCCGCGCACACCCTCTACCCCGGGTGCGCCGAGCAGCCCTGCACGGGTTTCGAGCAGGCGCTGGATGCGGTGACGCTCGGCACCGCCGACGTCGCCGTGATCCCAGTGGACAACTCCGCCGCCGGACGGGTGGCGGACGTGCACCATCTGCTGCCCGAGTCGGGGCTGTTCATCATCGCCGAGCACTTCCTCGGCATCCGTTTCGACCTGATGGGCGTGCCCGGGGGGACACCGGACCAGGTGGAGTGCGTACGCAGCCATGTGCACGCCCTCGGGCAGTGCCGCAAGGTGCTGCGGGAGGGTGGCTGGCGCACCCTGGTCACCGACGACACGGCCGGAGCGGCGCGCGAGGTGGCCGAGCTGGCGGATCCCCGGCACGCGGCGCTCGCCCCGCCCGCCGCGGCCGGGCTGTACGGCCTCGACGTGCTGCGCTCCGGGGTCGAGGACGACCCCGACAACACCACGCGGTTCGTCGTCCTGTCCCGGGAGGCCGGCGTCGCCCCGGACGCCGGGGAGCCGACGATGACGAGCCTGTTCTTCTCCGTGCGCAACATCCCCAGCGCCCTGTTCAAGGCGCTCGGCGGGTTCGCCACCAGCGGGGTCAACCTCACGAAGATCGAGAGCTATCAGATCGGTGCGGGGCTGAACGCGAGCCGCTTCTACGTCGAGATCGAGGGCCACCCCGACGAGCCGCATGTCGCCCTCGCCCTGCACGAACTGCGGTTCTTCTCCACCGAGGTACGCATCCTCGGCGTGTACCCGGCCCATCCGCACCGGCTGGAGCACTGA
- a CDS encoding phospholipid carrier-dependent glycosyltransferase produces MTSSPVVEAPAQTAPRDWQARLRRFGYTAHPATELRERLVPRFPKASVWDWLGPLLVAALAGVIRFWHLGRPRAVVFDETYYAKDAWSLLRLGYEGTWPDRKIADPQILADPQVVSLSDTGTFVAHPPMGKWVIALGEWMFGLTPFGWRFMTAALGTLSVLMLCRIGRRLFRSTLLGCLAGALLAMDGLHVVMSRTALLDLVVMFFVLAAFGSLLVDRDRARSRLAAALPVGEDGRARPDVHTGDHAGTGSRPWRLAAGVFLGLAAATKWNGLYVLVFFVVLTVLWDVGSRRVAGSPRPYLAVLNRDLGWSLLSLVPVAVATYLATWTGWFLSDDGYDRHWADGRDGTWSWIPAPLRSLWHYETNVYDFNVGLHNPHKYQSNPWSWLVQGRPVLFDYQSPKPGQDGCTTAVDCSRTVLALGTPLLWWSACGALLYLLFRWALRRDWRAGAVLCAVGAGYLPWFLYQDRTIFSFYAVVFVPYLCLAVAMTVGALLGPPGADRTRRTRGAVAAGTLVLLIAWNFIYFFPLYTGATIPYADWHSRMWLDTWI; encoded by the coding sequence CTGACCTCTTCCCCTGTCGTCGAGGCCCCCGCTCAGACAGCGCCCCGGGACTGGCAGGCGCGGCTTCGCCGGTTCGGGTACACGGCCCACCCGGCGACCGAGCTGCGCGAGCGTCTCGTTCCGCGTTTCCCGAAGGCGTCGGTGTGGGACTGGCTGGGCCCGTTGCTCGTCGCCGCCCTGGCCGGGGTGATCCGCTTCTGGCACCTGGGCCGGCCGCGGGCCGTGGTCTTCGACGAGACCTACTACGCCAAGGACGCCTGGTCCCTGCTGCGGCTCGGTTACGAGGGCACGTGGCCGGACCGCAAGATCGCCGACCCGCAGATCCTCGCCGACCCCCAGGTCGTCTCGCTCTCCGACACGGGGACGTTCGTCGCGCACCCGCCCATGGGCAAGTGGGTGATCGCCCTAGGGGAGTGGATGTTCGGCCTCACCCCGTTCGGCTGGCGCTTCATGACGGCGGCCCTGGGCACCCTGTCGGTGCTCATGCTGTGCCGCATCGGGCGCCGGCTGTTCCGTTCGACCCTGCTGGGCTGCCTGGCGGGCGCGCTCCTCGCGATGGACGGCCTGCACGTGGTGATGAGCCGTACCGCCCTGCTGGACCTCGTCGTCATGTTCTTCGTCCTGGCGGCCTTCGGTTCCCTGCTGGTCGACCGGGACCGCGCGCGGTCCCGCCTCGCGGCCGCCCTGCCGGTCGGCGAGGACGGCCGCGCGCGCCCGGACGTGCACACCGGCGACCACGCCGGGACCGGATCGCGTCCCTGGCGACTCGCCGCCGGCGTCTTCCTGGGACTGGCGGCCGCCACCAAGTGGAACGGCCTGTACGTACTGGTCTTCTTCGTGGTCCTCACGGTGCTGTGGGACGTCGGCTCCCGCCGCGTGGCCGGTTCCCCCCGCCCCTACCTGGCGGTGCTGAACAGGGATCTCGGCTGGTCCCTCCTGTCCCTGGTCCCGGTCGCCGTGGCGACCTATCTGGCGACCTGGACCGGCTGGTTCCTGTCCGACGACGGGTACGACCGCCACTGGGCCGACGGCCGCGACGGCACCTGGTCGTGGATCCCCGCCCCGCTGCGCAGCCTGTGGCACTACGAGACCAACGTGTACGACTTCAACGTGGGCCTGCACAACCCGCACAAGTACCAGTCCAACCCCTGGAGCTGGCTGGTCCAGGGCCGGCCTGTGCTGTTCGACTACCAGTCGCCGAAACCCGGACAGGACGGCTGCACCACCGCGGTCGACTGCTCCCGGACCGTCCTCGCCCTCGGCACCCCGCTCCTGTGGTGGTCGGCGTGCGGTGCCCTGCTCTATCTGCTCTTCCGCTGGGCGCTGCGCCGTGACTGGCGGGCCGGGGCCGTCCTGTGTGCGGTGGGCGCCGGTTACCTGCCCTGGTTCCTGTACCAGGACCGCACGATCTTCTCTTTCTACGCGGTCGTCTTCGTGCCGTACCTGTGCCTGGCCGTGGCGATGACGGTGGGCGCGCTCCTGGGGCCACCGGGGGCGGACCGCACACGGCGCACACGGGGCGCGGTGGCCGCGGGCACCCTCGTCCTGCTCATCGCCTGGAACTTCATCTACTTCTTCCCGCTCTACACCGGCGCGACGATCCCGTACGCCGACTGGCACTCCAGGATGTGGCTGGACACCTGGATCTGA
- a CDS encoding phosphatidylinositol-specific phospholipase C/glycerophosphodiester phosphodiesterase family protein, with protein MALITRRRALTTLGAAAAATLAPPAAGAWAASPKHRPRPLWRAHAHNDYEHPRPLFDALDHRFGSVEADIFLVGDQLLIGHTVDDLDPTRTLESLYLDPLARIVKANHGSVYRGYRRPLQLLVDIKTEGSSTYLELDRHLRRYRHLFTTYVHGKVVPGPVTAVISGDRAARVPLEAQRVRRAFYDGRLADLGTAAPASLIPLISDNWTLNFTWLGEGAFPDTERQKLRSIVRQAHTRGQKVRFWATPDLAGPARDALWTELLAADVDYFNTDDLAGLEAFLDTHR; from the coding sequence ATGGCCCTCATCACCCGTCGCAGAGCCCTCACCACCCTCGGCGCCGCGGCCGCGGCGACCCTTGCCCCGCCCGCCGCCGGTGCGTGGGCCGCCAGCCCCAAGCACCGCCCCCGTCCGCTGTGGCGCGCCCACGCCCACAACGACTACGAACACCCGCGCCCCCTTTTCGACGCTCTCGACCACCGTTTCGGCAGCGTCGAGGCGGACATCTTCCTCGTCGGCGACCAGCTCCTCATCGGCCACACCGTGGACGACCTCGACCCGACGCGCACTCTGGAGTCCCTCTACCTCGACCCGCTGGCCAGGATCGTCAAGGCCAACCACGGGTCCGTGTACCGGGGTTACCGCCGTCCGCTCCAACTGCTCGTCGACATCAAGACCGAGGGCTCCTCGACCTACCTCGAACTCGACCGCCATCTGCGGCGGTACAGGCACCTGTTCACCACGTACGTGCACGGCAAGGTCGTCCCCGGTCCGGTCACCGCCGTGATCTCCGGCGACCGCGCCGCCCGCGTCCCGCTGGAGGCCCAGCGAGTGCGCCGGGCCTTCTACGACGGCCGGCTCGCCGACCTCGGCACCGCGGCGCCCGCCTCCCTCATTCCGCTGATCAGCGACAACTGGACGCTCAACTTCACCTGGCTCGGCGAGGGCGCCTTCCCCGACACCGAGCGGCAGAAGCTGCGGAGCATCGTCCGGCAGGCCCACACGCGCGGGCAGAAGGTGCGGTTCTGGGCCACTCCGGACCTGGCCGGCCCCGCCCGGGACGCGCTGTGGACCGAGCTCCTCGCCGCCGACGTCGACTACTTCAACACCGACGACCTGGCGGGCCTGGAGGCCTTCCTGGACACCCACCGATAG
- a CDS encoding acyl-CoA dehydrogenase family protein, with product MSTQPDLLYSEEEEAVRAAVRDLLADHCDAPGVIARTESDTPHDLAAWKALADGMGLAGLLVPEDKGGQGASHREVAVVLEELGRAVAPVPYLTSAVVATEALLACDTGDLLAELASGRRIGALAVALNVAPGGAYQVVRHEGGALHGELTAIADAQAADVLLVPADDGGLYAVDASAATVTPQIPFDLTRPLATVSLDGIPGRLLGDAEVAVHRALRAGAGLLASEQLGLAEWTLTETVRYLKERKQFNRPVGGFQALKHRLAQLWLEVVNLRAAARNAADALATGEDTDVAVAVAQAYAASVAVHAAEEALQLHAGIGMTWEHPIHLYLKRAKADSIAYGTAGVHRARLAELVDLQAP from the coding sequence ATGAGCACACAGCCCGACCTGCTGTACTCGGAGGAGGAAGAGGCGGTGCGGGCCGCCGTACGGGACCTGCTCGCCGACCACTGCGACGCGCCGGGCGTGATCGCCCGCACCGAGTCGGACACCCCGCACGACCTCGCGGCCTGGAAGGCCCTCGCGGACGGCATGGGCCTCGCGGGACTCCTGGTCCCGGAGGACAAGGGCGGTCAGGGCGCCTCGCACCGCGAAGTCGCCGTCGTCCTGGAGGAGTTGGGGCGCGCGGTCGCTCCCGTTCCCTATCTCACCAGTGCGGTCGTCGCCACCGAGGCGCTGCTCGCCTGTGACACCGGCGACCTGCTCGCCGAGCTCGCGTCCGGGCGCCGGATCGGTGCCCTCGCCGTCGCGCTGAACGTCGCCCCGGGCGGCGCCTACCAGGTCGTACGCCATGAAGGCGGCGCCCTGCACGGGGAGTTGACCGCCATCGCGGACGCCCAGGCGGCCGATGTGCTGCTGGTGCCCGCGGACGACGGCGGGCTGTACGCGGTGGACGCCTCCGCCGCGACCGTCACCCCGCAGATCCCCTTCGACCTGACCCGGCCGCTCGCGACCGTCAGCCTCGACGGGATTCCGGGCCGCCTGCTGGGCGACGCCGAGGTCGCCGTGCACCGGGCCCTGCGGGCCGGGGCCGGGCTGCTCGCCTCCGAGCAACTCGGGCTCGCCGAATGGACCTTGACCGAGACCGTGCGCTACCTGAAGGAGCGCAAGCAGTTCAACCGGCCCGTCGGCGGCTTCCAGGCGCTCAAGCACCGGCTCGCCCAGCTGTGGCTGGAGGTCGTCAACCTCCGGGCCGCCGCCCGCAACGCCGCCGACGCGCTCGCGACGGGTGAGGACACCGACGTGGCGGTCGCCGTCGCGCAGGCCTACGCGGCCTCCGTCGCCGTGCACGCCGCCGAGGAGGCGCTCCAACTGCACGCCGGGATCGGCATGACGTGGGAGCACCCGATCCACCTGTACCTCAAGCGGGCCAAGGCCGACTCGATCGCCTACGGCACCGCGGGCGTCCACCGCGCCCGGTTGGCCGAACTCGTCGACCTCCAGGCGCCCTGA
- a CDS encoding NADPH:quinone oxidoreductase family protein, whose product MQAWQVHENGEPSEVMRLAEVARPVPGDGQVLLKVRAANINFPDVLMCRGHYQVRPPLPFTPGVEICGETEDGRRVIANPALPYGGFAEYAVADAAALLSAPDSLDDAEAAALHIGYQTGWFGLHRRARLEAGETLLVHAAAGGVGSAAVQLGKAAGATVIGVVGGAEKAAVARELGCDVVVDRRSEDVVAAVKEATGGRGADVIYDPVGGEAYTQSTKVVAFEGRIVVVGFASGTIPSPGLNHALVKNYAILGLHWGLYNTKNPKLVQHCHEQLTELAARGAIKPLISERVPLAGAADAVQRLGDGVTTGRIAVVPTGAQA is encoded by the coding sequence ATGCAGGCTTGGCAAGTGCACGAGAACGGCGAGCCGAGCGAGGTGATGCGCCTCGCGGAGGTGGCGCGGCCCGTACCTGGCGACGGCCAGGTCCTGCTGAAGGTGCGCGCCGCGAACATCAACTTCCCGGACGTGCTGATGTGCCGCGGTCACTACCAGGTCCGCCCGCCGCTGCCCTTCACGCCCGGCGTGGAGATCTGCGGCGAGACCGAGGACGGCCGGCGCGTGATCGCCAACCCCGCGCTGCCGTACGGCGGTTTCGCCGAGTACGCCGTCGCGGACGCCGCCGCCCTGCTGTCCGCGCCGGACTCGCTGGACGACGCCGAGGCCGCCGCGCTGCACATCGGCTACCAGACGGGCTGGTTCGGACTGCACCGGCGGGCCCGTCTGGAAGCCGGTGAGACGCTGCTCGTCCACGCTGCCGCAGGAGGGGTCGGCAGCGCGGCCGTGCAGCTCGGCAAGGCCGCCGGCGCCACCGTCATCGGTGTCGTCGGCGGCGCCGAGAAGGCCGCCGTGGCCCGCGAGCTGGGCTGTGACGTGGTGGTCGACCGGCGGAGCGAGGACGTCGTCGCCGCCGTGAAGGAGGCCACCGGGGGCCGGGGCGCGGATGTGATCTACGACCCGGTGGGCGGCGAGGCCTACACGCAGTCGACCAAGGTCGTCGCCTTCGAGGGGCGGATCGTGGTCGTCGGCTTCGCAAGCGGCACCATCCCGAGCCCGGGCCTCAACCACGCCCTGGTGAAGAACTACGCGATCCTGGGCCTGCACTGGGGCCTGTACAACACCAAGAACCCGAAGCTCGTCCAGCACTGCCACGAGCAGCTCACCGAACTGGCCGCCCGGGGCGCGATCAAGCCGCTGATCAGCGAGCGGGTGCCGCTGGCCGGGGCCGCGGACGCCGTGCAGCGCCTCGGCGACGGGGTGACCACGGGCCGGATCGCCGTCGTACCCACGGGAGCGCAGGCATGA
- a CDS encoding XRE family transcriptional regulator: MSTDDVLAEVGPRLRRLRKDREVTLAALSETTGISVSTLSRLESGLRKPSLELLLPIAQAHQVPLDELVGAPPVGDPRVRSAPLERHGRTFWPLTRQPGGLQAFKVLVPRREEEPELRTHEGYEWLYVLAGRLRVVLGDHDVVMSAGEAAEFDTRVPHWFGSTGEGPAEFLSLFGPQGERMHVRARPRKA, translated from the coding sequence ATGAGTACCGACGACGTTCTCGCCGAAGTGGGACCCAGGCTCAGGCGGCTGCGCAAGGACCGGGAGGTGACCCTCGCGGCCCTCTCGGAGACGACCGGCATCTCCGTGAGCACGCTCTCCCGGCTGGAGTCCGGTCTGCGCAAGCCCAGCCTGGAGCTGCTGCTGCCGATCGCGCAGGCCCACCAGGTGCCGCTGGACGAACTGGTCGGCGCCCCGCCGGTCGGCGACCCCCGGGTGCGGTCCGCGCCGCTCGAACGGCACGGACGCACCTTCTGGCCGCTCACCCGGCAGCCCGGCGGCCTCCAGGCCTTCAAGGTGCTGGTGCCGCGCCGCGAGGAGGAGCCGGAGCTGCGCACCCACGAGGGCTACGAGTGGCTGTACGTGCTGGCGGGGCGGCTGCGGGTGGTGCTGGGCGACCATGACGTGGTGATGTCGGCGGGTGAGGCGGCGGAGTTCGACACCCGGGTGCCGCACTGGTTCGGGTCGACGGGGGAGGGGCCTGCGGAGTTCCTCAGTCTCTTCGGGCCGCAGGGCGAGCGGATGCACGTACGGGCCCGCCCCCGGAAGGCGTGA